TCATTTTGCTTTATTGCGTTGCTGATATTTGCTCTTAATGCATGGTGTTTTGTGTTGGTTTTCCAGTGGTCAGGGTACAGTATCCCTTGAACTTTTGGAGCAAGTCCCTGAAATTGACACAATAATTGTTCCCATTAGTGGTATGTACTGCATGAACTCCTTTGTGATGTAAACGATATAATTTCATTTTTGAACTTTCATAAATATTTTTTTTTATTGAACTGTAGGTGGTGGTTTAATTTCTGGTGTGGCCCTTGCTGCAAAGGCCATAAACCCTTCGATACGCATTCTAGCAGCAGAACCAAAAGGTGCTGATGATTCTGCTCAGTCTAAGGCTGCTGGAAAGATCATCACATTGCCTTCCACAAACACCATTGCTGATGGACTACGAGCTTTTCTTGGAGACCTGACATGGTAAAGCAATTTGCATAGAACAGATATGCAAAATCCTTTTTGCTTGCTTTGTTGAGTTCTTTTGAGCCTTTCTAAAATGTTCTCCTTGTTTCTTGGTACGTTGGTGAAAAGGCTGGATAATTCGTTTGACCAGAAGGTTTCTTGAGTTAATTTCCTGAACTTATTTGCAACACTGCCAACACTCAATCTTAGGTTGTTTGGGTAGAACTTCCAGTTACACTGAGAATTATGATACTGGGAGTGAAAGGAGCATAGTATTTAATCTACACCAACAAGGGATGCACATAGTCTTTAACCCTTTAAACACGTGCACCCACAGCTCCACCACACAAAAGGTGCTTTCGCTTAGAAGGATTCTATTTAATTGCAAGTTTCTGAAGCAATACCCTAGAGAACTTCTAATATGTTACATTTGATCTCTGTATTTTAGGCCTGTGGTGCGTGACTTGGTGGACGATGTTATCGTTGTGGATGACACTGCCATTGTGGACGCCATGAAAATGTGCTATGAGATCCTGAAGGTGGCTGTTGAGCCCAGTGGCGCAATTGGCCTGGCCGCAGCACTGTCCGACGAGTTTAAGCAAAGCTCTGCTTGGCACGAGAGCAGCAAGATAGGGATAATTGTTTCTGGAGGGAATGTTGACCTTGGCACTCTCTGGCAGTCTATGTACAAACACTGATTGGAGAGAGTAGGACCGATGATATTGCCCTTGAATTTCAAACGTGATAGTTTTAGACAAGTCGTTTGTAAACTTGGAATAGTTCGTTGTAAACATCACTTATTACCTGTTTTTTTATCAATGGGTTATTCAGTTGCAGCCACATCGATCACTGAAACCGAAGGCTGGGGCAGCAGTTTTTCCTTCCAAATGTTCTTCAAATCGATTCCCCTTTTTCCTTCCAAATATTGTCTAGCTTTAAATAAATACAATTCTTTTGTCACGGAAGATTATGAGTTTGTTAAGGACATAAAAATCGCTTTAGTTTTTCAGTGTAAGGTCACAAGAAGATGTGGCAAAAGAACAGTAAAGGCTACTTTGGGAACCTTATTTTTTTCTAAAAGATTTTTATTTTTTCAAAAGAAATTAGTTCATGTTTTCTTGGGAAAATAAAAAATCCTTAGAAAAATAGAGTTCTCAGACTAGCCTTAAGTATGGTCATGAGTCAGTTTCTGATAAACTTCCTGCATCTCTGGCCTCGATTTGGGGGAAGGTTGCAGGCATGCAAGTGCTACTTGGACAAGCAGAGAAATCTCGTGCCTCTCCGCTAATGTTGGCGATGATGGACGCTTGTCCAAAGTCTCCGTTGCAAGCTGGTGATGCTGTCCTTGCAGTGAATTATTGGACCGCAGCTCAGTAGGGTATCTCCCCATCACTATCTCCAGCAGAACCACACCGAAGCTGTAGACATCGCATTTCGTCGTCACCGCTGGCGTGTGTGAAAGCTCTACAGCGTTGCACAGATAACAGCATTAGAGTGAAAATGAAGAATAATATGCTTGGTAAAATAAATCAAGCTGCATGTATACCTGGAGCTATATAACCGTATGTTCCTGCTAGTTCGCTCCAGTTTGACGAATCAGGTCTTACGATCTTTGATATGCCGAAGTCTGAAACGTAAGCCTTAAATTCTGTGTCAAGCAAGACTCGTGGTGTAAGTAATACAGAGCTTGAGCAACGTCCCTTGCAATGGCGACTCGTCTCTCCCAGCCCAGCTCCCCTGCGATCTCCACGTTTTCCAAGGACGCGCGAAGGCTCCCTCTATCGACATAATCGTACACTAAAAATCTGTACCTTGGGTGGGAGCAAAACCCATATAGCTTGACAATGCTTCGGTGCCTGATCCTTGTCAGCACATCGATTTCACCCGTGAATCTCTCCTCATCACTGACAACACAACCTTCTCCAGTTTCATGGAGCTTTTTCACTGCAACCAGTCTGCCCCCTTGTAGCTGAACTCTGTAGACGGTTCCACACCCGCCTGACCCAACAACGTACCTCTCGCTGAAGTTTTCTGTCGCCCGAACGATGTCCTCAAATGCTAGTCTTCCATCAAAATTCCACACCGAAAACACATCACCTCTACCAGCTGTGGTCGTCGTTGTTGCCTGCTTGTGTGGTTTATCGCTTCTGCGGATGATCACAATGATTCCAAAAAGAACGGTGAGCATGCACAAGGGAACAGAAATGGTCGTTGCAACCAAGATGCGAGTCCTCCTCCTTCGACTGTTGTGGTGGTACCCTATTGTTGGAGGTGAAGAGCATGCTGGAAGCCCGGTGAGATTTCCGCAGAGGCCATTGTTGTGGAGGAACCATGTTACTGGTGACGAGGCATTTGAAAACAGCCGCCCCGTTGGAAGAGGGCCTTCCAAGTCGTTGTATGTGACGTCAAGGGTTGACAAGCTAGCCATGCTGGAGAAGGAGGAAGGTATGCTGCCACTGAAGTTGTTGTGGGAGAGGTTTAAGAGCTCCAACATCACCAGGTTCCCAAGCTGCGGCGGTAGCTCACCCGTGAGTTCGTTGCTGCTGACATCCAACACAATCTGCAGCTTCCACAGGCTTCCAAGGGTTACCGGCAGATGCCCGGTCAACCTGTTGCCATTGATCCGCAAGAACAGCAGCTGAGTGCAGCTGCCAAGCTCCTGCGGTATCGGCCCACTAAGGCTGTTCAGCTGTATATCAAGGTACTGTAAGCTGCTCATCCGACCGAATTCAGGCGGGATGTTGCCTGAGAATTGGTTCTGTGACAAGCTGAGCGAGTACAGGTTGGTCAGATTGCTTAACTCTGGCGGTATGCTGCCGGTCATGTTGTTGTCGTGGAGAAGCAGTTCCTCCAGCTTCACTAGCCTTGATAGCTCAGGCGGCAAGCTTCCGGTCACCATGTTGCTGGCCACGTCGAAGATGGTCAGGTTGATGCTCGAGGCCCAGCTCTCTGCTGACAGGCGTCCATGGAGGCTGTTTCTCTCCAGGTTCGCAAAGAAAAGGTGCGGGTATGGCCCCAGACCTGATACGTCTCCTGAGAGTTGGTTGGAAGCCACGTCAAGTATATGCAGGCTCCTGCATGTCTCGATGTCTCTGGGAATAGGGCCGGTGAACATGTTCAAGGAGACAGTGAACTGTATGAGGTTCCCCTGATTGCAGAACCCAGAGGGCAAGTCTCCCGAGAAAGAGTTATTGGCAAGATCGAGCACTTCCAGCTTGCTAAGGTTTGAAAACCCTAGAGGCAGAGGACCGGAGAGCTTGTTGCTGAAGATCTGGAGCATGTTCAGATTCGTGAGGCCGGTGAGAGTTTCAGGGACTGGACCTGAAATGAGATTCTCGGCTAAATGCAGCGTCTGCAGGCCCGCCAAAGCGCCAATTTCAGCTGGGACTGAGCCTGCCAGCTCGTTCTCGTACATCCAGATTTCGTAGAGTGCGCTAAGGTTCCCCAGGCTCGGTGGGATACGGCCTACGAGCTGGTTCCTACTGAGCTGGAGACTCTGCAGCTCAACAAGGTTGCCGAGAGTGGACGGAATGGGACCTGATAGCTGGTTGTCGTAAAGGCGCAGGAGGCTTAGCTTGGTCAGGTTGCCAAGGCTTTCCGGTATCCGGCCGCTCAGTAAGTCGCCACTTAGCTGCAAATACTCTAGGCTGGTGAGCTTGCTGAGCTCCTCCGGGATGGACCCTATGAGCGAGGTTTTGTGGATGGTAAGCTGAACTAGCCTAGTTAGGTTGCCAATGGACGCAGGGATGGTTCCTGTGAGGTTGTTCAGGGAGAGCAACAGCACGGTCAGGCTTCCCATGCTGCCCATCTCCCGTGGTACGTGCCCATGGAGCCTGTTGCCGGTGAGGTCAAGGTGGGAGAGCTCCGGTAATGAGGCGATGGACCGAGGGATCTCACCGCGAAGGCTGTTGTAGCTGAGGTCGATGTATCGGAGGAACGGGAGCGCCGAGAAGTTGAGCGCACCGAGGCGCCCGTCGACACCGGCGTTCGGCAGGTCGATGCGGACCACCGCCTGAGGCGTGGCGCGGCGACCACGGTGCGCCACGGCGCCGCAAACAACGCCCGTCCAGTTGCTGCTGCACGGGCTGGTCCCGGCCCGCCATGAATCCAGCGACGCTGAGCTGCTCCGTAGGGTGGACTTCCACTGGAGGAGGGCCGCTTGCTGGGACCCTAGATGCACACCTCCAGTGGAGCTGGAGGCGTTGGCGAGCAGGCATGGCTGGAACATGGCCAGAGTAATAATTAGCGCTAACACACCCATGTAGAAAAGAGCATGCACGGATCGAACAGAACGTATCTACCGGGAACTCCGACTAAGAACCCGACAACTGGTCATGCTAAATCTAGATTCTAGAATAGGTCACAATGGGGATTTCATGTCACTGTTTCCAAAAATACCACATCAGATTTATGGATGAATGAAATACCCTCTCTCAATAGAGAGTTTCATCTCACTATTTCATATGTCAACATACTTCTTAAATGCTGCATATAAATAACCAATAGGATTTACTCAATTATATGAAGATGAAACAAAACACTCTCAGTGGAGGTTTCACACAGTTTCTAAGATCTTGGAAACGAGTTAACATGATTTCATCCCCATGAAACTCCATGAAACTCTTCCTTCTTAAATGATGTGACATGTCATCAAAATAGCTGATGTGGCAGGCTAATTAATACATGAAACACCCCATGAAACCTCCATTGTGAATAGCCTTAGCACATCAGCTATTTTGATGACATGTCACATCATTTAAGAAGGAAGAGTTTCATGGAGTTTCATGGGGATGAAATCATGTTAACTcgtttccaagatcttggaaactGTGTGAAACCTCCACTGAGAGTGTTTTGTTTCATCTTCATATAATTGAGTAAATCCTATTGGTTATTTATATACAGCATTTAAGAAGTATGTTGACATATGAAATAGTGAGATGAAACTCTCTATTGAGAGAGGGTATTTCATTCATCCATAAATCTGATGTGGCATTTTTGGAAACAGTGACATGAAATCCCCATTGTGAATAGCCTAACAGGCTGCACCCTCAAGTCAAAGAAGATCGCTCTCAAAGACAAATTTGTATAAGGCCCAACAACCGGAGTAAGAAAATGTTGACTCAAGATCAATGGAATTAATCTCCACTACTAACAGGCTCCTTTATTTTTTTCCCCCAATATTTGCTCTCAGAGTGTCAcctttaagggctagtttggaactCGATTTTTCCAAGTGATTTTTATTTTCCCAATAAAAAATAAGCTAATTTACTTTGGATTCTAAACTAGCCCTAAATACAAATCCTACCGTACTAAACCAGCACATTTCGCTTATAAATTACTCTATGtcccaaattaaaatttattttagaTAATTAGTGAATTCATATAATGtatatgttttatatatgtgtaTAGATTCATCGTCATTCatttaaatatagacataaaaacaaGAGAATAAGAGCTAAAACAAATACTAATTAATATAACATTTGTACCTTCACAAATATATTTATTTTGAAGTTATATTACACAATAACCAATCTAGTGACACTACACACCAATACACCATAGATATTATACTTCTTATATAGAAACAGCAAATATAAAACGGTTCAACTTTCAAAGAAACGATATGTGTAGTTCTACCGGTAGCATATTATTGAATTGGTGTGAAGTGTAAACCTGACGAACTAAATGACTAAAACTGCCAAGTGGGTACGTAGATATTACATGATGGCTTTGACTTTCAATGCACTCCACGTCTTTATTTGACTACTAGGTGGATGTCCGTCCgtagcaacgggaacatataataacataataacttatatataaaatgtgtcttatattgttataaaaaaatgtttcataatccatttgtaatcctaaccatacataaattttgttattttaatttagttgtttcactactacattgtaACCATCGGTattatgcagacttcgatatatgccacgatttgtatggtctcatcattgaaaagcacgtgccacacctgccggtattagttccctcgtacattgtcagtcatcaggtacacaccaccatacacgcttgcttaaacaaaaaaaagtcaagtgtatgtgtttgcggagagaattaaaggcagaccaGCATAAAAGCTACCCCgatgatggcgagtggtcattgttgttgGTCCTCATCTGtgtcacctctggcgccaagatgacgccatagtcattgatatagtagtcgttggacgcgcacgacatggcgagtaccgatgactcttggctaggctgccaaacgaagtgcaccccgagctcatcagcgaggtagtacatgttggtttatgaaaatgactcacaatattgttataagaaaatgtttcataatctatttgtaatcctagccatacataaattttgttattttaatttagctgtttcactactacattgcaaccatcggtattatgcagacttcgatatatgccacgatttgcatggtctcatcattgaagagcacgtgccacacctgtcggcattagttccctcgtacattgtcagCCATCAGGTACGCAACACCATACacacttgcttaaacaaaaaaggcAAGTGTATGTGTTTGTGAAGAggattaaaggcaggccggcataAAAGCTACCCCgatgatggcgagtggtcattgctgtcggtcctcctttgtgtcacctctggcgccaagatgacaccatagtccttgatatagtagtcgtcggacgcgcacgacatggcgagtaccgatgactcttggctgggctgccaaacaaagtgcaccccgggctcatcagcgaggtagtacacctagccattgcaccaccggatgtgttactcctctacatacatcttgttcgaggacactcacacaacatcaGCAACGGTCGTCGTCCCAGcgtacaagaattcatggccgatcagtagtgacttacgtggcaggttgagtttcaggtggatgatgagctggacatCGTGACGGCGccgttgtgaaagggaaatgtgcccttgggcaatttctaagtattttcgtgattaagtgcccaacacaaatggtttaagtgttaaattgtgccaaagactcaagaagtgaaaatcaaggtacaaggtatgattctgtacttagtacattgatttttgtgtactaacatatttgtctaagtgctagaatcagagaaaatacaaaaggaaaaaagacttggctggagcagccaagactctgcgcagtctgggtgcaccggactgtcaggtggtgcaccggacagtgtccggtgcgccaggctggcgtctggtcaactggccgctctcgggaattcgtcggcggcgtacggctaaaattcaccggactgtccggtggtgcaccagactgtccggtgagccaacgttcggccgcgcaatccgcgcgtgacgcgtggccgagccaacggcctgatgggggcaccggactgtccgctgtgcaccggacagtgtccggtgcgccaacggctccaagtcttcaaCGGTCGGTTGCACCAATTTAGGAAGgctatctgcaccggacagtgaacaggggatgtccggtggtgcaccggactgtccggtgcaccacctgactgaaggcaaaaattgccttccaagaatgcctccaacggctcctagctgccttggggctataaaagggacccctaggcgcatggaggagtcatccaagcatactttgagcattcttaatcattcacactccgtctttgcgcactcgattgactttcttagtgatttgagctctgttctagtggtgaactttgtgctattcatttgagctcaagtcttggctatatgtgtgcgtattgctgcggttttgtgtgtgttgcttccctcccttactctagtgctttcactttgatccttattgtaagggcgagagactccaagttgtggagattcctcgcaaacgggaaagagtaaagaaagaagaacaccgtggtattcaagttgatcattggatcacttgagaggagttgagtgcaactctcgtccattgggacgccacaacgtggagtaggcaagtgttatacttggccgaaccacgggataaatcatcgtatctcttgtgcttgttctcactgtgactattgtgtttcacaagagctcggtccttagccacttgttttcattgcgctaacacttaatcaagttttgtggctttaagttttaagtttttacaggatcacctattcaccccccctctaggttctctcaattggtatcggagtcgttctcttcacgaagggactaatcgcccgaagagatggatcctatgggaaaggggatggtgatcaatgacaaggagaaggagtccttcctcaatgagccaaaagatgacaagcccactgactcaggctcaagtcataagaagaaggataggaagaagaagaggcacatcaagaaaatagtctactacgacatcgacgagtcctcttcttcccaaagagacgacgacgacaagaaaaagaaaacggtcaactcaaatttttcttttgattattctcgtattccgcaaaattccaatgctcatttgctttccattcctcttggtaaacctccacactttgatggagaggactacggattttggagtcacaaaatgcgtagccacttgttctctcttcatccaagtatatgggagatagtagaaaatggaatgcaatttgatagtacggataatcccatgtttatcaatgaacaaattcacaagctaccactgttcttttagcatccttgtgcagggaagagtatcataaggtgggaggcttggataatgccaagcaaatttgggacaccctcaagatctcacatgaggggaacgacgccaccatgatcaccaagatggagttggtggaaggcgaactaggaaggttcgcaatgatcaagggggaggagccaactcaaacgtacaacaggctcaagaccctggtcaacaaaatcaggagctatggaagcacgagatggacggaccacgatgccgtccggcttatgctaaggtccttcactgtccttgatcctcatcttgtaaactctatccgtgaaaatcctaggtacaccaagatgacgcccgaggaaatactcagaaagtttgtaagcggacgaatgatgatcaaggaggcaagatatgttgatgaggcgttgaatggcccaatgccgatccacgagcctcaaaccgttgctctcaaagcaacaagcagcaaggaggggctacctagcaaggtggcgcaagttgaggcggccaggctaaatgaagatgaaatggccctcatttcaagcgcttcaagacggcgctaaaaggacgcaaggaacatcccaacaaaagcaagacaaagggaaaacgctcctgcttcaagtgtggtaagactggtcactttattgctaactgtcccgataatgatagggaccagggacaagaaaagagtgggaagagagagaacaagaaggtttacaagaaggctaaagtcgaggcacaccttggtaaagagtgggactcggattgttcgtcgtccgactccgacgacgaaggactcgccgcctcagccttcaacaagtcgtcgctcttccccaacgagcatcatacTTGTctaatggcaaaggaaaagaaggtaaacactagagaaactcctaagtacataatggatctaccactgtctttcatgcttgcaatactaagtttgttctttcatgtaaaaatgaaaaagtgattgctaaaaaggtgggggtcaaatgcaagggagacaagacttgcatttgggtccctaaggctattgtaactaaccttgtaggacccaacaagagttgggtacctaaaacccaagcctaatttgccttgcaggtttatgcatccgggggctcaagttggattatcgacagcggatgcacaaaccacatgacgggggagaagaagatgttcacctcctacgtcaagaacaaagattcccaggattcaatcatattcggtgacgggaatcaaggcaaggttaaaggactaggaaagatagctatttcatctgagcattcatatctaatgtgtttttagttgaatcgctcgggtataacttgctg
This portion of the Zea mays cultivar B73 chromosome 2, Zm-B73-REFERENCE-NAM-5.0, whole genome shotgun sequence genome encodes:
- the LOC100216615 gene encoding Serine racemase-like; its protein translation is MGSKDGTGDISEAQGYAADIDSIREAQARIAPYVHRTPVMSSTSIDAMVGKKLFFKCECFQKAGAFKIRGASNSIFALDDEQVSKGVVTHSSGNHAAAVALAAKLRGIPAHIVIPRNAPACKVENVKRYGGHIIWSDASIESREYVCKRVQEETGAVLIHPFNSKYTISGQGTVSLELLEQVPEIDTIIVPISGGGLISGVALAAKAINPSIRILAAEPKGADDSAQSKAAGKIITLPSTNTIADGLRAFLGDLTWPVVRDLVDDVIVVDDTAIVDAMKMCYEILKVAVEPSGAIGLAAALSDEFKQSSAWHESSKIGIIVSGGNVDLGTLWQSMYKH
- the LOC103646094 gene encoding MDIS1-interacting receptor like kinase 2, encoding MGVLALIITLAMFQPCLLANASSSTGGVHLGSQQAALLQWKSTLRSSSASLDSWRAGTSPCSSNWTGVVCGAVAHRGRRATPQAVVRIDLPNAGVDGRLGALNFSALPFLRYIDLSYNSLRGEIPRSIASLPELSHLDLTGNRLHGHVPREMGSMGSLTVLLLSLNNLTGTIPASIGNLTRLVQLTIHKTSLIGSIPEELSKLTSLEYLQLSGDLLSGRIPESLGNLTKLSLLRLYDNQLSGPIPSTLGNLVELQSLQLSRNQLVGRIPPSLGNLSALYEIWMYENELAGSVPAEIGALAGLQTLHLAENLISGPVPETLTGLTNLNMLQIFSNKLSGPLPLGFSNLSKLEVLDLANNSFSGDLPSGFCNQGNLIQFTVSLNMFTGPIPRDIETCRSLHILDVASNQLSGDVSGLGPYPHLFFANLERNSLHGRLSAESWASSINLTIFDVASNMVTGSLPPELSRLVKLEELLLHDNNMTGSIPPELSNLTNLYSLSLSQNQFSGNIPPEFGRMSSLQYLDIQLNSLSGPIPQELGSCTQLLFLRINGNRLTGHLPVTLGSLWKLQIVLDVSSNELTGELPPQLGNLVMLELLNLSHNNFSGSIPSSFSSMASLSTLDVTYNDLEGPLPTGRLFSNASSPVTWFLHNNGLCGNLTGLPACSSPPTIGYHHNSRRRRTRILVATTISVPLCMLTVLFGIIVIIRRSDKPHKQATTTTTAGRGDVFSVWNFDGRLAFEDIVRATENFSERYVVGSGGCGTVYRVQLQGGRLVAVKKLHETGEGCVVSDEERFTGEIDVLTRIRHRSIVKLYGFCSHPRYRFLVYDYVDRGSLRASLENVEIAGELGWERRVAIARDVAQALYYLHHESCLTQNLRLTFQTSAYQRS